The Primulina huaijiensis isolate GDHJ02 chromosome 18, ASM1229523v2, whole genome shotgun sequence DNA window NNNNNNNNNNNNNNNNNNNNNNNNNNNNNNNNNNNNNNNNNNNNNNNNNNNNNNNNNNNNNNNNNNNNNNNNNNNNNNNNNNNNNNNNNNNNNNNNNNNNNNNNNNNNNNNNNNNNNNNNNNNNNNNNNNNNNNNNNNNNNNNNNNNNNNNNNNNNNNNNNNNNNNNNNNNNNNNNNNNNNNNNNNNNNNNNNNNNNNNNNNNNNNNNNNNNNNNNNNNNNNNNNNNNNNNNNNNNNNNNNNNNNNNNNNNNNNNNNNNNNNNNNNNNNNNNNNNNNNNNNNNNNNNNNNNNNNNNNNNNNNNNNNNNNNNNNNNNNNNNNNNNNNNNNNNNNNNNNNNNNNNNNNNNNNNNNNNNNNNNNNNNNNNNNNNNNNNNNNNNNNNNNNNNNNNNNNNNNNNNNNNNNNNNNNNNNNNNNNNNNNNNNNNNNNNNNNNNNNNNNNNNNNNNNNNNNNNNNNNNNNNNNNNNNNNNNNNNNNNNNNNNNNNNNNNNNNNNNNNNNNNNNNNNNNNNNNNNNNNNNNNNNNNNNNNNNNNNNNNNNNNNNNNNNNNNNNNNNNNNNNNNNNNNNNNNNNNNNNNNNNNNNNNNNNNNNNNNNNNNNNNNNNNNNNNNNNNNNNNNNNNNNNNNNNNNNNNNNNNNNNNNNNNNNNNNNNNNNNNNNNNNNNNNNNNNNNNNNNNNNNNNNNNNNNNNNNNNNNNNNNNNNNNNNNNNNNNNNNNNNNNNNNNNNNNNNNNNNNNNNNNNNNNNNNNNNNNNNNNNNNNNNNNNNNNNNNNNNNNNNNNNNNNNNNNNNNNNNNNNNNNNNNNNNNNNNNNNNNNNNNNNNNNNNNNNNNNNNNNNNNNNNNNNNNNNNNNNNNNNNNNNNNNNNNNNNNNNNNNNNNNNNNNNNNNNNNNNNNNNNNNNNNNNNNNNNNNNNNNNNNNNNNNNNNNNNNNNNNNNNNNNNNNNNNNNNNNNNNNNNNNNNNNNNNNNNNNNNNNNNNNNNNNNNNNNNNNNNNNNNNNNNNNNNNNNNNNNNNNNNNNNNNNNNNNNNNNNNNNNNNNNNNNNNNNNNNNNNNNNNNNNNNNNNNNNNNNNNNNNNNNNNNNNNNNNNNNNNNNNNNNNNNNNNNNNNNNNNNNNNNNNNNNNNNNNNNNNNNNNNNNNNNNNNNNNNNNNNNNNNNNNNNNNNNNNNNNNNNNNNNNNNNNNNNNNNNNNNNNNNNNNNNNNNNNNNNNNNNNNNNNNNNNNNNNNNNNNNNNNNNNNNNNNNNNNNNNNNNNNNNNNNNNNNNNNNNNNNNNNNNNNNNNNNNNNNNNNNNNNNNNNNNNNNNNNNNNNNNNNNNNNNNNNNNNNNNNNNNNNNNNNNNNNNNNNNNNNNNNNNNNNNNNNNNNNNNNNNNNNNNNNNNNNNNNNNNNNNNNNNNNNNNNNNNNNNNNNNNNNNNNNNNNNNNNNNNNNNNNNNNNNNNNNNNNNNNNNNNNNNNNNNNNNNNNNNNNNNNNNNNNNNNNNNNNNNNNNNNNNNNNNNNNNNNNNNNNNNNNNNNNNNNNNNNNNNNNNNNNNNNNNNNNNNNNNNNNNNNNNNNNNNNNNNNNNNNNNNNNNNNNNNNNNNNNNNNNNNNNNNNNNNNNNNNNNNNNNNNNNNNNNNNNNNNNNNNNNNNNNNNNNNNNNNNNNNNNNNNNNNNNNNNNNNNNNNNNNNNNNtaatattttttaataataaaatatataaaaatgatatttaatataatatttgatttgattgattaatttgattaaacttgaaataatataatatttttgttttatctttTGGNATACATATAtctattaattgtttttaaaaatttaaaaaatcatttataaaaaattgaaatcgaGTTTTTCAAGTTCGAGTAATTCGATACGTTATCTAGTCGAGTTGTTGTAAtccttaaattttttaaaatgctcGATCGTTGATCTGATCACAGATAAAATGTTCTATGGTTTATTGTTCTTTGATCTAAAATTTGTTCTATTTAGAAAAGTCTCGAGCCGTAACAATGGAAATGGGTCACCTAATTAATAGTATAAAAATTTAGGACCGCGTTTGTTTAATAGGTCGGGTGAGGGGTCCTATAAGTAAGCAATGAGAAGGCCCATTTTGTTGACCCATCATCCGAGGGACTGTTGCCTTAACTGTAAATCTGGGTTttcctcttcctcttcctctcGTCAAATCTCCAAACTTGCCCCTGGTCGTTCTCTTGAGCTGTTAGTTTATCCCATTTCTCCtatttttttttgatttgaTCGTTGTGTATTGAGGTGGAGAAAGCTAAGGGGAAAAAGAGTCGCGTTCCTTGTTTCAACTAGTGGGTCGGTATGCTTCCTCCTTTTCctctttttttcatttcttatcCTTCAATTTCTGATATGGATGTATCTTTCCCGTTGAATGCCGTTTTCGTGTCGCCTACTTTGGTTTTCGTTTTTTGTATGTATAAAGTTCAAGGTGTCtgcttttattttctttttatttttctgggAAATTCGGAATTATTTAGAAAACGATTGgattttttttggatttagAAGATATCTATTTGTTTTGGTTGATAGATACAGATTTTACGGGAATAATAGAATTTACTGCGTAagttttaaattgatttgacgTTTAGATTTTGGGTGCCCGCTTTTCCAAATTATTAATGTACTATAGACTGTTTGAGAGGTACTGGAAAGAATTTAAACCACTCCAAGTTACTGTTTTTTGCATTCGAATTACCGTGCGTCAGGAGTTGTCCAAATATATCCAAATACTTCGGTATCACCTTACAATTTTACGTGGTGCAATGATGTGGAAGAAATGTCAAGATCTTTGTGCTTTGTGCTAGGTTCTGTTCCTGCCAAGAAGGCTTTAACtcttcaaatattaaatttttcgCAATAATTTTCTGAGGAGATCTTATCACTTATGTGTTATAAAACATAGGGCTTATTGGATTGGAAACGACAAATTCTTCGAAAGAAATATTTCTAACCCAATTCTGAAGCTTCCGTTTCTTGATCTCAAACATATAAATACGTGCTTTGACATTATGCAGCTAAAGGGTGTTTTTAGGGAAACCATCATACATTTCAATTGATTTTTAttggagttttttttaaaactcacaCGAACTCCGCACTTCTTTGAAATTGGAGACAGATTCGAAGGTCCTTTTTTACAACTGTTATTTATTACCTCGCTTATTAAAATTTCAAGCAGGCTCTTTCAGTTTATAAAATATTACGCTAGCTGCAAAAAAATAGTCTTTTTCTATGTTAAAGGTTGTTATTCAGTTGTAAAGTTGATACGTGCATATTATTCTGTGGGACATTTATACCTACCAGATTCTATCTATGAATGCCGTTTTTACTCTATGGCGAACTTTTTCCTCCGCATCTCAGCTCAGCCAAGAAAATGTTTTAACCTTTCGTTCGTCTGTGGTTTGTATGTCTGTGAGACGTTTACGTATTTTACTTATCTATCATATGTTTTTATGGGACCTGTGTTCGTAGATTTTCATACCAAATCACACTGAAGCAAGCAGAACATTTATTATTGACAGGATTGCTCCGTAGTTCCTGAgagttgtatatttttttttgtagaacTTCTGTTTCTAAGTTATCACTATATTTTTGTCGAAATCATCTTTATTACCATCATAAGCATAAGGAGGCTATGCTGTAGGAAATTTTAATGAGTTTATGCTATTATGTGTTAATTTCAACAGATAATTTGTGGGGATATTCATATCCTAAAATGCTTTTGAGGTTGCAGAAGGCTTTTTTTCTCACTGGAATATCTATAATTAACATTTTCTGGAATATCTATGAATAATATTGATGCATCACGACATTCAGACCATGCACGGTGTTTATTTAATGTTACAGCTTTCAATTTACATGCATATGAAGGATAAAACAGACAGGAAAGAGTATTGGTGTGAGCAAGTACTTGGAGATTTTTGCTTAACAGGTGTAATAAATTATGTGTATTTGAGAAATGCTTAGGCAAGGAATTTATATATTGTTATGAACTACGTCAAACAACAAAATTATTCTTCTGCGTGTAATATTGACTGTCAAATATGCTCTTTCTTTTACTGAGATATTCTTGATTTGTATTAAATTCTTTGCTCTTAATGCTTGATTGGTATTGCAGGTGCCTTTATATCTTAGTTTTTTGGGAACCAAATTGGAATCTGGAATCGTGTGAGTTTACTTGAAGGCTGGAGCTGTGCCTGCCAGTAAAGCTGCTATTTTGGGGTGGAGTACTGAGCAATTGACTCATCGTGGTCTTATATATGCaactatttttttatacatttttcttcttgtttgcaTTTTAGTGCTGGACCGCAGCCTATACATGTAATTTACCTACCTGACGAGCTTTATCTGATGGTCTTTATATAGTCGCACATATTGTTCTCCGGCGACATCCACAATCCTACTTCTTGAACTGTGTGCAGTCTGATATTGAACGGTGTTAAAATATCTACAGGAATCCTTCTCTTGTTAGCAAACACTCAATATGGTTTTGTAGCTAAGAATTTTAAAGGGTGAAAAGATGGCCTTTTATAATGAGGAAGAACAGACTGAGGATTACCTTTTCAAGATTGTTTTGATTGGTGATTCAGCTGTTGGGAAATCAAACTTGCTTGCTAGATTTGCCAGGGATGAGTTTTACTCTAATTCAAAATCTACCATTGGAGTGGAATTTCAGACTCAGAAGATGATAATCAATGGGAAAGAAGTTAAAGCACAGATTTGGGACACGGCTGGTCAGGAGCGATTTAGGGCCGTTACATCTGCCTATTATAGAGGGGCAGTCGGAGCGCTTCTGGTCTATGACATTAGCAGACGCCAGACCTTCGAAAGCATTGGCAAATGGCTTAATGAACTTCATAGTAAACAATGCGGCCTTTAGGActtcatttttgtttttgttttgtgcTTTGGTATTGTTAGAGATATACTTTATTGACATGCGTACTTATTGGAGttatatatctttttttaaCAGCCCATTCGGACATGAACGTGGTGACTATATTAGTGGGCAATAAATCTGATCTTAAAGATGCCCGGGAGGTGAAAACTGCTGAAGGCAAGTCCTTGGCTGAGACGCAGGGTCTGTTCTTCATAGAAACTTCAGCTCTAGACTCCTCCAATGTATCTTCTGCCTTTCAGATGGTTGTAAAAGAGATCTATAACATTTTAAGTAGGAAAGTAATTCAATCTCAAGAACTCAAACATAAAGAAACTGGCCGGATAGGAAATGGGAAAACATTAGTCATACGGGCAGATGGGGATCGAGAAACAGATGGACAAAATAAAAAGAGTTGGTGTTGTTCATCATGATTCATTCTGCAAGGAACAGGATCCATTGTTGTCAGAAGCGAGCTGTCATTTCTCGAAAGCCCTTTTCTCATTATCTTAAGATGCAACTCTACTTGTTTTAATGTTAAAACTGTCACCCGAGTTTACTTTTGTCACTCGAATGTCAGGGCCAGAAATTGAAGGGAAAAAACAAATCTGTTTTTCCCTGGAAATTGTAAATGACTTGAAGTGGTTTGAATTTTATTAGTAATGTGAGTGGGTATTCCTTCGATGTATTCTACATTTCCATTTTGATTTTGTGGTGTTAAATACTACTCCGTGTTTTGCTCTGAGTTGGAAACTTGGGCCACTTTTGATTCTGCTGTCTGGTCCAATTGTCTTTGGGCTTTTTGGTTTCTTGCAAAAGCATTTGACTCTCGTATTTTTCACCGTTATTAAGTTATATGagtcaaatattatggatataaataatattttttaataataaaatatataaaaatgatatttaatataatatttgatttgattgattaatttgattaaacttgaaataatataatatttttgttttatcttttggaaaatattaataatattatttattaaaagtaatattgtaatttcaattaatgatttgattgatatgagATAAATAGTTGATGATGATTAATTTAAGATAAATGATTgatatatagataaataatacggcgtatcaaacataatattatgagattagattgaataaaaatataaataaataatataacaaatcaaaattataactaaaaatatttaCCAAAGAAATTGCTCTACAGTGCGTCCCACTATCTGATTGTTTTCTCCCGTCCATCCAACCCTAAACCTTAGTGGGCATTCAATGTTCGAAAACCCTTCTCCTGTAGAACCCCCAAACCCCATTTCCCAAAAATTTTCCAGTCAAAACATATGCAGAGCATTTCATTAATTCATGCTGAAGATATCAAAAATGAAATCACTTCTTACACTCAGCCCATCACTCTTCAAGCCTCCCGGGGCCACTACCTCGCATTTTGCCCTTTGTTTTCACTCTCAACGATCTATTTTTCATCGCAAGATTCAACTTTTGAAGAATCCCATTTCTCTTCCCAAGCATTTTGTGGTAAATTCTCTTGCAAATTATTCAAAACCCTCAAATTTTAGTCAAAGTCGAGATTTTTGCTCCGAAGGAAGGGCCCCTGGAGAGATTCACGTGATCGTGGGACCAATGTTTGCCGGAAAAACTACCACTCTTCTTAAAAGAATGAAGTCCGAAAGCAGTAATGGCAGGttgacaattttttaaaattttttttaattagttcGTTTTGTAGTTGATCGAACTTAGGTAACGCACGTTTGTCGCGTGTGTTCCGAATTTTTACTAATTTTAGGTTGGGATTGATGTCCCAAGTGCGCCTTTTAAGTTTGACTTGTCAATGTGTATAGTGGGCTAAATTAAGTCTGCTCATGCGTGGGGTGCTTAGATGAGATTAATGTACtccttattttgagttttaatataatatttaatttaagaatgATCTTTAAAGTCTTATACTTGTGCTGTTTTCGTATGCAAAAGGTGTGCTATCTACAACTTGATACCAAAGTTTCTTACCTCTTTATAGGTCCGTGTACAATTCGCGACTTAGGTTGTTGCTTGATTTATATCCAACAGGTCAAAGCTTTCTATCGTCTTTGATTTAGAATTTTTGTGTACATGTTTATCATATTTGTCTATGGTTCTTGTCGGCATATTTTGGGGTATGCTTCAAGAGGTGGGCAATTGAGTTTACATCCCATGATTGCAGGATATATGGGATTGAGTTTTTGTGCGGGATAAGATAATGTGGTTTGAAGAATCTTGTGAACATGTCTTTGCAGAATCGGCATGTCTTGGAAAGTTGAGCATTTACACCCTTGAAATTGCCCCTACTGTTGGATATTGCCTTTTCAATAATGTTGGAGCTATTTCTAATTTGGCTTAGGATTACCGATTGCTCAATCAAGATTTTGGGTTGCAATTTTCATGAAAGAAAGAAGTTTGAGACCCCTAGCGAATACTATCAAACCTCGAGATGTTAtcgataaatcattaaatcTGCTTCTTGATTGCACCTCACTGTTGTGCTAACCCAGTAACTATGCTTTGACTCAAGCTGCATTATTCTATTACCTTTTCTATGTGTGTATATTATAGGCGTTGGATTCCTCCATAAGAGTAGTGGCCTTCGTGGTGATGCACGTGCACCCCACAAGAGAAATTCATGCTTAATTATTGGAACTAAACTGACTTTGTGTCATAAATTTGCCTGATATTTGTTAGTGCTTTTATTTGTACTTGTGATGATTTTGCAGAAACGTAGcaataataaaatcaaacacGGATACTAGGTATGAGCTAGATTCTATTGTGACACATGATGGAGAAAAGTTGCCATGCTTGCCATTAGCTGTTCTATCGTCATTAAGAGAAAAGCTAGGCGCTGATGCCTATGAAAAAGTACTTTCTTATTCCTGATTCTTATGTTTCATTTAGTTATGTGAACCATTTGCGTTAAGTTGAATATGTGTAGCAGTtgaatcat harbors:
- the LOC140964738 gene encoding ras-related protein RABA5a-like, coding for MAFYNEEEQTEDYLFKIVLIGDSAVGKSNLLARFARDEFYSNSKSTIGVEFQTQKMIINGKEVKAQIWDTAGQERFRAVTSAYYRGAVGALLVYDISRRQTFESIGKWLNELHTHSDMNVVTILVGNKSDLKDAREVKTAEGKSLAETQGLFFIETSALDSSNVSSAFQMVVKEIYNILSRKVIQSQELKHKETGRIGNGKTLVIRADGDRETDGQNKKSWCCSS
- the LOC140964737 gene encoding thymidine kinase a-like, giving the protein MLKISKMKSLLTLSPSLFKPPGATTSHFALCFHSQRSIFHRKIQLLKNPISLPKHFVVNSLANYSKPSNFSQSRDFCSEGRAPGEIHVIVGPMFAGKTTTLLKRMKSESSNGRNVAIIKSNTDTRYELDSIVTHDGEKLPCLPLAVLSSLREKLGADAYEKLEVIGIDEAQFFEDLYDFCSKAADHDGKTVIVAGLDGDYLRRSFGQVLDIIPIADSVTKLTARCEVCGNRAVFTLRKTDETKTKLIAGAEVYMPVCRKHYMSGQVAKEATRAVLDSQNAQFTSVI